A window from Planococcus maritimus encodes these proteins:
- a CDS encoding ATP-dependent RecD-like DNA helicase gives MSGQIDLFQKESEFVLGRPVVSIFHNPQNLFSIIKVKIQQTNTPYTEKEIIVSGYFPKLSLEEQYKFTGSVKNHPKYGVQFQAETFKKEVPETEQGVVHYLSSDLFNGIGRKTAETIVKKLGSDAIKKILEDPDALDGVPRLSDEKKDTIRSTLQMNLGLERVMIQLNDWGFGPQIGMRIYQAYREETIDILSKNPFQLIEEIEGIGFHRADELGSKLGITGSHPDRIKAAILHVLNQASLSEGHVFVDAKNLIPLVKQLLEASQSADIPIDSITQAAIELNEEGKVAGEETRLYLPSLYYSEVGIATKLETLIAEQETRDGFPSSEIRKALGDAEERLGVNYAETQIDAIEKSLNSSVMILTGGPGTGKTTVVRGLVEVYAELHGLSLDPKEYGKKKEPFPIILAAPTGRAAKRLSESTDLPAMTIHRLLGFNGQEKDEETEKEIEGKLIIIDEMSMVDTWLAHQLLKAVPVDAQLIFVGDQDQLPPVGPGQVLRDMLASGRIPKVELTEIYRQSSGSSIIELAHQMKAGKLPDNIEAKTSDRSFIRAGADQISTVVEKVVKSALSKGHTIKDIQVLAPMYKGPAGIDALNQMIQQMVNPNDDGSRKELAFGDITYRINDKVLQLVNQPESNVFNGDMGEVVAIMKAKETVEKQDLLVVSFDGIEVTYQRSDLNQLTLAYCCSIHKAQGSEFPTVIMPVVRGYMKMLRRNLLYTGITRSRDFLILCGDPGVFRYGVERTDDSSRLTTLADRLGIAEAPAATATTATENPAQTKTEQTISETQADEPKSLTQQNAHRIHPMIGMEGITPRDFQGA, from the coding sequence ATGTCCGGACAGATTGATTTATTCCAAAAAGAAAGTGAATTTGTGCTGGGGCGTCCGGTCGTCTCGATTTTTCACAATCCCCAAAACCTCTTCTCCATCATTAAAGTGAAAATCCAGCAAACCAACACCCCCTATACCGAAAAGGAAATTATCGTCTCCGGTTATTTCCCGAAGCTATCGCTTGAAGAACAATACAAGTTTACCGGGAGCGTCAAAAACCATCCGAAATACGGCGTACAGTTCCAGGCAGAAACCTTCAAGAAAGAAGTGCCTGAAACCGAACAAGGCGTTGTCCATTATTTATCGAGCGATTTGTTCAACGGCATCGGTCGCAAAACGGCTGAGACCATCGTCAAGAAACTCGGCAGCGACGCCATTAAAAAAATTCTAGAAGACCCGGATGCACTTGACGGTGTCCCGCGTCTTTCGGATGAAAAAAAAGATACCATCCGCTCGACTTTGCAGATGAATTTAGGACTTGAGCGCGTCATGATCCAATTAAACGATTGGGGATTCGGCCCGCAAATCGGTATGAGAATATATCAAGCTTACCGTGAAGAAACGATCGACATTCTTTCGAAAAACCCATTTCAGCTGATCGAGGAAATCGAAGGCATCGGCTTTCACCGTGCGGACGAACTCGGCTCAAAGCTTGGCATCACCGGCAGCCACCCCGATCGTATTAAAGCGGCCATTCTCCATGTGTTGAATCAGGCGTCGCTATCGGAAGGGCATGTCTTTGTCGATGCGAAGAATTTAATCCCGCTCGTCAAGCAATTGCTTGAAGCGAGCCAATCAGCGGACATTCCAATCGACTCGATTACACAAGCAGCTATCGAACTGAATGAGGAAGGCAAAGTGGCGGGGGAAGAAACCCGCCTTTATTTGCCGTCATTGTATTATTCGGAAGTCGGCATCGCAACCAAGCTCGAGACCTTGATTGCCGAGCAGGAAACGCGCGATGGCTTTCCATCTTCTGAAATCCGCAAAGCGCTTGGCGACGCTGAAGAGCGGCTTGGCGTCAATTATGCAGAGACGCAAATCGATGCTATTGAAAAAAGTTTGAATTCCAGCGTCATGATTCTCACCGGCGGGCCAGGGACAGGCAAGACGACGGTCGTTCGCGGCTTGGTCGAAGTCTATGCCGAACTGCATGGCTTGTCGCTTGATCCGAAAGAATATGGCAAGAAAAAAGAGCCATTCCCGATCATTTTGGCAGCTCCGACAGGGCGTGCGGCGAAACGGCTCAGCGAATCAACCGATTTGCCGGCGATGACGATTCACCGCTTGCTTGGCTTTAACGGCCAGGAAAAAGATGAAGAAACCGAAAAAGAAATTGAAGGCAAATTGATCATCATTGATGAAATGTCGATGGTCGACACTTGGCTTGCCCATCAATTATTAAAAGCGGTGCCTGTCGACGCCCAGCTGATTTTTGTTGGCGACCAGGATCAATTGCCGCCAGTCGGCCCCGGACAAGTGCTGCGCGATATGCTTGCATCCGGCCGCATCCCGAAAGTCGAGCTGACGGAAATTTACCGCCAAAGTTCGGGTTCGTCCATCATTGAACTCGCACACCAAATGAAAGCCGGGAAACTGCCGGATAATATCGAAGCAAAAACCTCCGACCGTTCGTTCATCCGTGCCGGGGCAGACCAAATTTCGACAGTTGTTGAAAAAGTCGTCAAGAGTGCTTTGTCAAAAGGCCATACGATCAAAGACATTCAAGTGCTTGCGCCAATGTATAAAGGGCCAGCAGGCATCGATGCGCTTAACCAAATGATCCAGCAGATGGTCAACCCGAATGACGACGGTTCCCGCAAAGAGCTGGCATTTGGTGACATCACTTACCGTATCAACGACAAAGTGTTGCAGTTAGTGAACCAGCCTGAGAGCAATGTCTTTAACGGGGATATGGGCGAAGTAGTCGCCATCATGAAAGCGAAAGAAACGGTGGAAAAGCAGGATTTGCTTGTCGTGTCATTTGACGGCATCGAAGTAACGTACCAGCGCAGTGATTTAAACCAGCTGACGCTCGCTTATTGCTGTTCGATTCATAAAGCACAAGGCTCGGAATTCCCGACAGTCATCATGCCGGTCGTCCGCGGTTATATGAAGATGCTGCGCCGCAATTTGCTCTACACCGGCATCACAAGAAGCCGGGATTTCCTCATTCTTTGCGGCGACCCGGGCGTGTTCCGATATGGCGTCGAGCGTACAGACGATTCGAGCCGCTTGACGACGCTGGCAGATAGACTGGGAATCGCAGAGGCCCCAGCAGCAACAGCGACAACAGCGACAGAGAATCCGGCGCAAACAAAAACCGAACAAACGATTTCCGAAACACAAGCCGACGAGCCAAAAAGCCTGACACAGCAAAATGCCCACCGCATCCATCCGATGATCGGCATGGAAGGCATCACGCCGCGCGACTTTCAAGGAGCGTGA
- a CDS encoding tetratricopeptide repeat protein, whose product MNYNEIGIKALQEGRAEDAIQAFTNAIEEQPEDALGYINFGHVLASMNETERAERFFQKALTLDETSATAYYGLANLYYNAERYEEALKLYEKAIHHGIEGSDAHYMVGKCFERIDQPKLALPYLQRAVELDPTDLQARLSYGIALASLEFFDMAEEQFVQALEIDVDNSDVHYNLGVLYAVSSDRTEDAMYHLQRAYTLDDKNEMARYAYDMINERLN is encoded by the coding sequence ATGAATTATAACGAAATTGGCATCAAAGCCTTGCAAGAAGGCAGAGCAGAAGATGCCATTCAAGCATTTACGAATGCCATTGAAGAGCAGCCAGAAGACGCACTCGGCTATATCAATTTCGGGCATGTCTTAGCTTCAATGAACGAAACAGAGCGTGCGGAACGGTTTTTTCAGAAAGCCTTGACGCTTGATGAAACCTCCGCTACGGCGTATTACGGCTTGGCGAATCTCTATTACAACGCAGAACGTTATGAAGAAGCGTTAAAGCTCTATGAAAAAGCAATTCATCATGGCATCGAAGGTTCGGATGCCCATTATATGGTCGGCAAATGCTTTGAGCGCATCGACCAGCCAAAGCTTGCTTTGCCTTATTTGCAGCGTGCCGTTGAACTGGACCCAACTGACTTGCAGGCGCGTCTGAGCTATGGCATCGCATTGGCCTCGCTTGAATTTTTTGATATGGCTGAAGAACAGTTTGTTCAAGCGCTTGAGATTGATGTGGATAACTCAGATGTCCATTACAACTTAGGTGTTTTGTATGCCGTCTCGAGCGATCGTACAGAAGATGCCATGTATCATTTACAGCGTGCATACACATTAGATGACAAAAACGAAATGGCGCGTTACGCCTACGATATGATTAACGAACGATTGAATTGA
- a CDS encoding cysteine desulfurase family protein codes for MKQIYLDHAATSPMHPEAAKVFTEALSEHYGNPSSIHQAGRDARRILDEARRTLAKSIQADDTEIIFTSGGTEADNLAIFGTASAKEGRHIITTQAEHHAVLHACNELERQGYEVTYLPVDKMGRIKTDDVKQALRDDTILVTVMLANNEIGTIQPVAEIGELLKGTGITFHTDAVQAYGLLPIDVDALNVDLLSVSAHKVNGPKGTGFLYQRKNTPLKPLMHGGEQERKRRAGTENVPAIQAFASAVKIAQETMEEKRQAFNGFKEIFRAEFQEHGIDFKENGTDQLPHIFNVSLEGIDIESFLVNLDLSGISASSGSACTAGSIDPSHVLVAMYGHDAKELRNSIRFSFGIGLTAEDITQAAGKTAQITKRLAQK; via the coding sequence ATGAAACAAATTTATTTGGACCATGCGGCGACATCGCCGATGCATCCTGAAGCGGCGAAAGTGTTTACCGAAGCTTTAAGTGAGCATTATGGAAACCCATCAAGCATCCACCAAGCAGGACGCGATGCGCGGCGCATTTTAGATGAAGCACGGCGAACGCTCGCCAAAAGCATTCAAGCAGATGATACCGAAATCATTTTTACATCCGGCGGCACAGAGGCGGATAATTTGGCGATTTTTGGAACAGCAAGCGCCAAAGAAGGGCGCCATATCATCACCACACAAGCCGAACATCACGCCGTACTTCATGCTTGTAATGAGTTGGAGAGACAAGGCTACGAAGTGACGTATTTACCGGTCGATAAAATGGGCCGCATCAAGACAGATGACGTGAAACAAGCGCTTCGGGATGATACGATTCTCGTGACCGTCATGCTTGCCAATAATGAAATCGGCACCATTCAGCCGGTCGCAGAAATCGGAGAGCTGTTAAAAGGCACCGGTATCACGTTCCATACCGACGCAGTACAGGCTTACGGCTTGTTGCCGATTGACGTGGATGCGTTGAATGTCGATTTATTATCGGTTTCTGCGCATAAAGTAAACGGCCCAAAAGGTACGGGGTTTTTATATCAGCGCAAAAACACTCCACTCAAACCGTTGATGCATGGCGGTGAGCAGGAACGCAAACGCCGCGCCGGCACAGAAAACGTTCCGGCAATCCAAGCGTTTGCAAGTGCGGTGAAAATCGCACAGGAAACGATGGAAGAGAAAAGGCAGGCATTTAACGGTTTCAAGGAGATTTTTCGGGCTGAGTTCCAGGAACACGGCATTGACTTTAAAGAAAATGGCACCGATCAATTGCCGCATATTTTCAATGTCTCCTTGGAAGGCATCGATATTGAATCATTTTTGGTCAATTTGGACCTATCCGGTATTTCGGCATCGAGTGGTTCTGCGTGTACAGCCGGTTCAATCGACCCGTCGCACGTACTGGTCGCGATGTATGGACATGACGCAAAAGAACTGCGCAATTCGATTCGTTTCAGTTTCGGTATCGGCCTGACCGCAGAGGATATTACACAAGCGGCCGGAAAAACGGCTCAAATCACGAAGCGCCTGGCGCAAAAATAG
- the mnmA gene encoding tRNA 2-thiouridine(34) synthase MnmA — translation MQTKAPQDTRVVVGMSGGVDSSVAAYLLKQQGYDVIGIFMKNWDDTDENGVCTATEDYEDVIRVCNQIGIPYYAVNFEKQYWDKVFTYFLEEYKAGRTPNPDVMCNKEIKFKAFLEHALSLGADYLATGHYARVETDDQGITHMLRGIDNNKDQTYFLNQLNQEQLAKVMFPLGAIEKKEVREIALEAGLATATKKDSTGICFIGERNFKEFLSQYLPAQPGSMETLDGVKKGSHDGLMYYTIGQRQGLGIGGAGDPWFVIGKGLEKNVLYVGQNIHHDALFSDSLTAVNLSFTTGDAPAESFQCTAKFRYRQQDVGVTVDMKDGEAVVTFDEPVRAITPGQAVVFYDGDKCLGGGTIDRVFKNGSQLDYVG, via the coding sequence ATGCAAACAAAAGCTCCACAAGATACGCGTGTAGTCGTCGGCATGTCCGGAGGGGTCGACTCTTCGGTTGCCGCTTATTTATTGAAACAGCAAGGCTATGATGTGATTGGCATCTTCATGAAAAACTGGGACGACACCGACGAAAATGGTGTCTGCACAGCAACGGAAGATTACGAAGACGTCATTCGCGTCTGCAACCAAATCGGCATCCCGTATTACGCGGTCAATTTCGAAAAGCAGTATTGGGATAAAGTGTTTACGTATTTCCTCGAGGAATACAAAGCGGGACGCACGCCAAATCCAGATGTCATGTGTAATAAAGAAATTAAATTCAAGGCATTCCTGGAACACGCACTAAGCCTGGGTGCAGATTACCTTGCAACGGGCCATTATGCACGCGTAGAAACAGACGACCAAGGTATCACACATATGTTACGCGGTATCGACAACAATAAAGACCAAACGTATTTCCTTAATCAGCTCAATCAAGAGCAATTGGCGAAAGTCATGTTCCCACTTGGGGCGATTGAGAAAAAAGAAGTGCGTGAAATCGCACTTGAAGCTGGTCTTGCCACGGCAACGAAAAAAGATTCAACGGGTATTTGCTTTATCGGCGAACGCAATTTCAAAGAATTCTTAAGCCAGTATCTTCCGGCTCAACCCGGTTCGATGGAAACTTTGGATGGCGTCAAAAAAGGATCGCACGACGGTTTGATGTATTACACAATCGGCCAACGCCAAGGACTTGGCATCGGCGGAGCGGGCGACCCGTGGTTTGTTATCGGAAAAGGTTTGGAGAAAAATGTCCTCTACGTTGGGCAAAACATTCACCACGATGCTTTGTTTTCCGATAGCTTGACGGCTGTCAACTTGAGCTTCACAACCGGCGACGCGCCTGCTGAATCGTTCCAATGCACAGCAAAATTTCGCTACCGCCAGCAAGATGTTGGCGTCACAGTCGACATGAAAGACGGCGAAGCGGTTGTCACATTCGATGAGCCAGTCCGCGCCATTACACCCGGCCAAGCAGTCGTCTTTTATGACGGCGATAAATGCCTAGGCGGCGGCACGATTGACCGCGTCTTCAAAAACGGTTCACAACTGGACTATGTAGGATGA